The Camelina sativa cultivar DH55 chromosome 18, Cs, whole genome shotgun sequence DNA window ttaaattagaaaacttagaaccaatatataaaaacttagtCTTTTAAGATTACATTGTATATAACaaccacaaaattttaacatatagaTCTACTTcacatgtaaaaaacaaatctaaatcaTAGAAATCCAAATTCTTAAATAGACAACCTTAGTCTTTTAAAGTTACTTTGTATATAACAACCACAAGTTatgaaaatcaagaaataatggTGGTTTCAAACATTTAAATACAAGATAACATAGTAAATGTATTTTGATTACGTAATatcataaatacaaataaaattttgatttagagTACAGAAGAACTAATTTTTGTGGTTTATAGAACAAAAAACAACTATGTTCATTTTTGTACAACTGAAAAACTATATGACTTTTTGCTGGggcaaaatattattttacacaTGTTAGTTCTTTGACGGCGCTAGATGTCCTGTCCCAATGTGAACTTTTGACGGCGAGGAAAGTTAAACACAAAATACATAGTTGTACTTAGATTTACTCAGTTGTACCAAAATAATTGTCAAATGAGACATATTTTAACTATTTCTTCAAAGACATAGTTGTACTTAGATTTACTCGGTGGTACCAAAATACTTTATTTGTTATCTCCAGAACATAGTTGTCTCTAAAAATTTCAGTTGTACCTGAAAATACCAGTTGCATAAACACAAAAGACAAATATCCAAATGAACATCCAAGTTTTCAAATACACAAACAAAGATCAGTTCTTTTTTCCCAATCATAAAAAGAGCAGTGATGAACTTTGATGGAGAGAGCATCCTCTTCTCTCTTAGAGCTTCATGTTTTCCTTTACCATCAATAGAGCAGATTCGCCTACTTTTCCATGACATCGGAgtcgaagaaaaagaagatgagaagaaaaaacagaagaagatgagaagattcATTTGATTCAGATTCACcaaagtcgaagaagaagattagaaaataaaaagagaataaagaaatTAGGTGATTAAGATTCAAAGTGGATATGGATAATCCAAAACTAATATGGGTCTAGATCCAAAATAAGGTTGGGTtgtaaatatatcaaaaattttaaatttattagtcTTTAACTAGatatctaaataaaaataaatattcaaatatatgtgttttattAGGGGTTAAATAGAACGGAAATGGAGATGAAGGGCCCGAGAGATTAAAGTCCTAACAGCTGTAGGTACCGACttaaaatagtattaaattaattaaaatttaatttgaacttcAAACGTCGATTTCCTCAAGACTTCGAAAACTCGTGTCTCGTGAATATGAATCAGCTTTTCTATCTTCatgatatttatttatctttccCAAACGAacctcaatttcttcttctttctctggtACTTGTTACCTCTAAAGCTCTTTCTTcgactgaagaagaagaagaagaagaagaagaaggaactgTACAAAATGAAAGAGAGATTAAACCCCAAAATCAGAAAACCCAACACTAATAATAATTCATCTTCCAAGAAGTTCACTGTTTcgtttctctctgttttcttagTCTTCCTCTTTGTTAACACCTTCTTCTACACAAGCTTTTACTCTGATTCTGGCTCAGATTCCCGagaaagtttcgatttttctgGGAATTCGAGTAAAACCAAGGTTTACATGTACGACTTGCCGACGAATTTTACTTACGGAGTTATCGAGCAGCACGGCTTAGCTCGCGGCGGAGATAACAAAATTGATGACGTCACCGGGTTGAAATATCCGGGTCATCAGCATATGCACGAGTGGTATCTCTTCTCGGATCTTACCCGACCCGAAAATCAACGGGTCGGGTCTCCAATTGTCAGGGTTTTCGATCCGGCTGAGGCGGATTTGTTCTATGTCTCTGCTTTCTCTTCGTTAAGCTTGATTGTGAATTCGGGTCGACCCGGTCACTCTGGATCCGGGTTTGGGTACAGTGATGAGGAGATGCAGGAGAGTTTGGTGGGTTGGTTGGAAGGTCAAGAgtggtggaggaggaacaaCGGGAGGGATCACGTGATCGTTGCAGGTGACCCGAATGCGTTGAAACGGGTCATGGATCGGGTCAAGAATGCGGTTTT harbors:
- the LOC104760441 gene encoding probable arabinosyltransferase ARAD2 is translated as MIFIYLSQTNLNFFFFLWYLLPLKLFLRLKKKKKKKKKELYKMKERLNPKIRKPNTNNNSSSKKFTVSFLSVFLVFLFVNTFFYTSFYSDSGSDSRESFDFSGNSSKTKVYMYDLPTNFTYGVIEQHGLARGGDNKIDDVTGLKYPGHQHMHEWYLFSDLTRPENQRVGSPIVRVFDPAEADLFYVSAFSSLSLIVNSGRPGHSGSGFGYSDEEMQESLVGWLEGQEWWRRNNGRDHVIVAGDPNALKRVMDRVKNAVLLVADFGRLRADQGSLVKDVIIPYSHRIDAYEGEFGVKQRNNLLFFMGNRYRKDGGRARDLLFKLLENEDDVVIKHGTQTRENRSEAKQGMHTSKFCLHPAGDTPTACRLFDSIASLCVPVIVSDGIELPFEDVIDYRKFCIFLKSDAALKPGFVVKKLRKVKPEKIIKYQKTMKEVRRYFDYTHPNGSLNEIWRQVTQKIPLIKLMINREKRMIKREGSAPQCSCLCSNLTGIIHGV